From the genome of Acidimicrobiales bacterium, one region includes:
- a CDS encoding acyltransferase yields MAALAYNPALDGVRGLAIAAVLLFHGGFAWARGGYLGVSTFFTLSGFLIASLLLAEHARAGRIGLTAFWARRMRRLLPAATITLGALVASIPVTTEQWERNLPGDVTASALQVANWRFLFDDRDYGQLFAAPSPATHFWSLAIEEQFYWLFPLVVVGAMALFRGSRRALGGVLVGLLGVSAVLSWLYRDQTSVVYYSTPIRMGEILVGALLAVVLVAPLRGWVARVVAVAGVAALVYSAWAWWNVEQSSTFVTRGGLLLYAVASGAVVAAACVPGPVRRLLAVEPLRLLGLISYGVYLYHWPLFLLIDPARTDRLLTRLGADGAHLRSWSLLVVRMVVVLAVAVASYRWVELPIRRGWRPSVPRVPLPALAAGGVAAVLLTAFAVPRVSPPPPDPFVSLVSVDQGPDPAMVPPDAIVGVVVGDSTVVRSAWGLTAWGMDNGNEMVLVSGSAEAGCSIGDEGEVEYRGERSALRGERCAVWKERLLRSI; encoded by the coding sequence GTGGCCGCGCTGGCCTACAACCCGGCGCTCGACGGGGTGCGGGGGCTCGCGATCGCCGCGGTCCTGCTGTTCCACGGCGGCTTCGCCTGGGCGCGGGGCGGCTACCTGGGCGTCTCCACGTTCTTCACGCTCAGCGGCTTCCTCATCGCGTCGCTGCTGCTCGCCGAGCACGCCCGGGCGGGGCGCATCGGCCTCACCGCGTTCTGGGCGCGCCGCATGCGCCGGCTGCTCCCCGCCGCCACCATCACCCTGGGCGCCCTGGTGGCGAGCATCCCCGTCACCACCGAGCAGTGGGAGCGCAACCTCCCCGGCGACGTCACCGCCTCGGCGCTGCAGGTCGCCAACTGGCGGTTCCTGTTCGACGACCGCGACTACGGGCAGCTCTTCGCCGCGCCCTCCCCGGCCACGCACTTCTGGAGCCTGGCGATCGAGGAGCAGTTCTACTGGCTGTTCCCGCTGGTGGTCGTAGGTGCGATGGCGCTGTTCCGGGGCTCGCGGCGGGCGCTCGGCGGTGTGCTGGTCGGCCTGCTCGGCGTATCGGCCGTGCTCAGCTGGCTCTACCGGGACCAGACGTCGGTCGTCTACTACTCCACCCCGATCCGCATGGGCGAGATCCTGGTGGGCGCGCTGCTGGCGGTCGTGCTCGTCGCGCCGCTCCGGGGCTGGGTGGCGCGGGTCGTCGCCGTCGCCGGGGTCGCCGCCCTGGTCTACAGCGCCTGGGCCTGGTGGAACGTCGAGCAGTCCTCCACGTTCGTCACCCGTGGTGGCCTCCTGCTGTACGCCGTCGCGTCGGGCGCCGTGGTGGCTGCGGCCTGCGTGCCGGGGCCGGTGCGGCGGCTGCTGGCGGTCGAGCCGCTCCGGCTGCTGGGCCTGATCTCCTACGGCGTCTACCTCTACCACTGGCCGTTGTTCCTGCTGATCGACCCGGCGCGCACCGACCGCCTGCTGACCCGGCTCGGCGCCGACGGCGCGCACCTGCGGTCGTGGAGCCTCCTGGTGGTGCGGATGGTGGTGGTGCTGGCGGTCGCCGTCGCGTCGTACCGCTGGGTGGAGCTGCCGATCCGGCGGGGCTGGCGGCCGAGCGTGCCCCGGGTCCCCCTTCCCGCCCTGGCCGCCGGGGGTGTCGCCGCGGTGCTGCTGACGGCGTTCGCCGTGCCCCGGGTGTCGCCGCCGCCGCCCGACCCGTTCGTCTCCCTCGTCTCCGTCGACCAGGGGCCCGACCCGGCGATGGTGCCGCCCGACGCGATCGTGGGCGTGGTGGTGGGCGACTCCACCGTGGTGCGGTCGGCCTGGGGCCTCACCGCCTGGGGCATGGACAACGGCAACGAGATGGTGCTGGTCAGCGGGTCGGCCGAGGCCGGCTGCAGCATCGGCGACGAGGGCGAGGTCGAGTACCGGGGCGAGCGGTCCGCCCTCCGGGGTGAGCGGTGTGCCGTGTGGAAGGAGCGCCTGCTCCGCAGCATCGA
- a CDS encoding ATP-binding protein, producing the protein MTDRPKTDVLFSPLVRGLGLLWVAVSLPFITIVSAFVETRGTYLFVLIYMACGAYTAPALVVGWFAFWRTPSRDRPAYMALYVGLAASFLTGVGILVGLATGWTWGNALGVPVVVVSGLAHAIGVAMLVRSRSGRRALSVDVIESIMATVAVAAPLAVLWWPAVVEAEASWFTVPLAVSMLFVLAGTYWAAMLAVRLGPGRGVFEVCALALGTVGTVNVALQIAQGASGFDLPAPPIVALTALCMSQYLLIPLNVPLLLRQGLGRLPLAAQVRGGSLSTVISLAGLGALLVATASVADERSWAVPFALAVVSLMFVLGGLRQMAAVGETRRLYRQVEQASDERQRLMTQLLDRSLHDRHHFAAQLYEQAVAAYTSFSLLAGAGAGDAPTDSGSALAKASALVSGDLARHAESVRELVQAIRPLDGHGGGSRSERLGIPMRAYLASIYGDHPAPRLSLEMTDDIALDWISETVLLQVAQEALHNVWRHSNATRIDVVIEADQDSIAMCVGDDGTGFDLASVPEGSGIAVMRASAAVIGGTLVVDSHLGIGTAVTARLVPGGEAPRPEPAPEPAPARTLRLVRGGED; encoded by the coding sequence ATGACCGACAGGCCGAAGACCGACGTCCTCTTCTCCCCGCTCGTGCGCGGCCTCGGGCTCCTGTGGGTGGCGGTCTCGCTGCCGTTCATCACGATCGTGTCGGCGTTCGTGGAAACCCGGGGCACCTACCTGTTCGTGCTCATCTACATGGCGTGCGGCGCCTACACCGCGCCGGCGCTGGTGGTGGGCTGGTTCGCCTTCTGGCGGACACCGTCCCGCGACCGCCCCGCCTACATGGCGCTGTACGTCGGCCTGGCGGCGTCGTTCCTCACCGGCGTGGGCATCCTCGTCGGGCTCGCCACCGGCTGGACCTGGGGCAACGCCCTGGGCGTACCGGTCGTGGTGGTCAGCGGGCTGGCCCACGCCATCGGCGTCGCCATGCTCGTGCGCAGCCGCTCGGGTCGGCGGGCGCTGTCGGTCGACGTGATCGAGTCGATCATGGCCACCGTCGCCGTCGCCGCCCCGCTGGCGGTGCTGTGGTGGCCGGCCGTCGTCGAGGCCGAGGCGTCGTGGTTCACCGTGCCCCTCGCCGTGTCCATGCTCTTCGTCCTCGCCGGCACCTACTGGGCGGCGATGCTCGCGGTCCGGCTCGGCCCTGGACGGGGCGTGTTCGAGGTGTGCGCCCTGGCCCTGGGCACCGTCGGCACCGTGAACGTGGCGCTCCAGATCGCCCAGGGCGCGTCGGGCTTCGACCTGCCGGCACCGCCGATCGTCGCCCTCACCGCCCTGTGCATGAGCCAGTACCTGCTCATCCCTCTCAACGTGCCGCTGCTGCTGCGCCAGGGCCTGGGCCGGCTGCCGCTGGCGGCGCAGGTGCGGGGCGGTTCGCTGAGCACCGTGATCTCGCTGGCGGGCCTCGGGGCGCTCCTGGTCGCCACCGCCAGCGTGGCCGACGAGCGCTCGTGGGCCGTGCCCTTCGCCCTGGCCGTGGTGTCGCTGATGTTCGTGCTCGGCGGGTTGCGCCAGATGGCCGCGGTCGGCGAGACCCGGCGGTTGTACCGCCAGGTGGAGCAGGCCTCCGACGAGCGGCAGCGGCTGATGACCCAGCTGCTCGACCGCAGCCTCCACGACCGCCACCACTTCGCCGCCCAGCTCTACGAGCAGGCGGTCGCCGCCTACACGTCGTTCAGCCTCCTGGCCGGCGCCGGAGCCGGCGACGCGCCCACCGACTCGGGCTCGGCGCTGGCCAAGGCGTCGGCCCTGGTGAGCGGTGACCTGGCCCGCCACGCCGAGTCGGTGCGGGAGCTGGTGCAGGCGATCCGCCCGCTCGACGGCCACGGCGGGGGCAGCCGCAGCGAGCGCCTCGGCATCCCCATGCGTGCCTACCTGGCCAGCATCTACGGCGACCACCCGGCGCCGCGCCTGTCGCTGGAGATGACCGACGACATCGCCCTCGACTGGATCTCCGAGACCGTGCTGCTGCAGGTCGCCCAGGAGGCCCTGCACAACGTGTGGCGCCACAGCAACGCCACCCGGATCGACGTGGTGATCGAGGCGGACCAGGACTCGATCGCCATGTGCGTGGGCGACGACGGCACCGGCTTCGACCTGGCGTCCGTGCCCGAGGGCTCGGGCATCGCGGTGATGCGGGCGTCGGCGGCGGTGATCGGCGGCACGCTCGTGGTCGACTCGCACCTGGGCATCGGCACCGCGGTCACGGCCCGACTGGTGCCCGGCGGCGAGGCACCCCGACCCGAGCCGGCTCCGGAGCCCGCTCCGGCGCGCACCCTGCGCCTGGTCCGCGGCGGCGAGGACTGA
- a CDS encoding AraC family transcriptional regulator gives MDALVGFLNGPRARGAFLLRVLMDPPWSIRVQDESPLSVVAMSRGEAWIVRGDGDVTRLGAGDVAIIRGPEHYVFADHPDTPPHVIVHPGQRCATLDGEDLAEAMGLGVRTWGNSTEGTSAMMIGTYEESSEIGRRLLEALPVQLVVRGDSWDSPLVPLLADEIGKDEPGQEAVLDRLLDLLLIAVLRTWFSRPEAEAPAWYEAYGDPVVGRALRMLHNDPSYPWTVASLASELGVSRAALARRFSELVGEPPMSFLTGWRLALAADLLREPDATVGSVAREVGYGSAFALSSAFKRVRGVSPRQHQVAALAALAGQ, from the coding sequence ATGGACGCACTGGTGGGCTTCCTCAACGGTCCTCGGGCGCGCGGCGCCTTCCTGCTGCGGGTGCTGATGGACCCGCCGTGGTCGATCCGGGTGCAGGACGAGTCGCCGCTGTCGGTGGTGGCCATGAGCCGGGGCGAGGCGTGGATCGTGCGCGGCGATGGCGACGTCACCCGGCTGGGGGCCGGCGACGTGGCGATCATCCGCGGCCCCGAGCACTACGTGTTCGCCGACCACCCGGACACCCCGCCGCACGTGATCGTCCACCCCGGCCAGCGCTGCGCCACCCTCGACGGCGAGGACCTGGCGGAGGCCATGGGCCTGGGCGTCCGCACCTGGGGCAACAGCACCGAGGGCACGTCGGCCATGATGATCGGCACCTACGAGGAGAGCAGCGAGATCGGCCGGCGCCTGCTCGAGGCCCTCCCCGTGCAGCTGGTGGTCCGCGGCGACAGCTGGGACTCGCCGTTGGTGCCGCTGCTCGCCGACGAGATCGGCAAGGACGAGCCGGGCCAGGAGGCCGTGCTCGACCGCCTCCTCGACCTGCTGCTGATCGCCGTGCTGCGGACCTGGTTCTCGCGGCCCGAGGCCGAGGCCCCGGCCTGGTACGAGGCCTACGGCGACCCGGTGGTGGGCCGGGCCCTGCGGATGCTGCACAACGACCCGTCGTACCCGTGGACGGTGGCGTCGCTGGCGTCGGAGCTGGGCGTGTCGCGGGCCGCGCTGGCCCGGCGCTTCAGCGAGCTGGTGGGCGAGCCGCCGATGAGCTTCCTCACCGGCTGGCGCCTGGCGCTGGCCGCCGACCTGCTGCGGGAGCCGGACGCCACGGTCGGCAGCGTCGCCCGCGAGGTGGGTTACGGCAGCGCCTTCGCCCTCAGCTCGGCCTTCAAGCGGGTGCGCGGGGTCAGCCCCCGCCAGCACCAGGTGGCTGCCCTGGCCGCCCTGGCCGGCCAGTAG